From a region of the Microbacterium sp. nov. GSS16 genome:
- the ribD gene encoding bifunctional diaminohydroxyphosphoribosylaminopyrimidine deaminase/5-amino-6-(5-phosphoribosylamino)uracil reductase RibD — protein sequence MAVTEAERDAMRRALALASKGPRGLNPQVGAVILSPAGDVLAEGWHRGAGTAHAEVDALSQLGPGEASGATAVVTLEPCNHTGRTGPCAQALIDAGIARVVYATGDPGDVSSGGADRLRAAGVEVVAGEQADASRRLIGDWLTVQQLGRPHVTVKWAQSLDGRAAASDGTSQWITGPDARTDVHRRRADADAIVVGTGTVLADDPALTARDGDSLYPHQPIPVVVGSRPTPADAAVHRHPRTPLFYDTRDLTTVLADLRDRGVQRVFVEGGPTLSSAFIAAGFGDTVLAYIAPVLLGGERLALTDIGVASIGDALRLQIEQWMPLGPDLLAIAHPATESAAGEEGS from the coding sequence ATGGCAGTGACCGAGGCCGAACGCGACGCCATGCGTCGCGCGCTCGCGCTCGCCTCGAAGGGCCCACGCGGCCTCAACCCGCAGGTGGGCGCCGTCATCCTCTCCCCCGCCGGTGACGTGCTGGCCGAGGGCTGGCATCGCGGCGCCGGCACCGCGCACGCCGAGGTCGACGCGCTCTCGCAGCTCGGGCCGGGAGAGGCATCCGGCGCGACCGCCGTCGTCACACTCGAGCCGTGCAACCACACCGGGCGCACCGGCCCGTGCGCGCAGGCGCTGATCGATGCGGGCATCGCACGCGTCGTGTACGCGACGGGCGACCCCGGCGACGTCTCCAGCGGCGGCGCGGATCGGCTCCGCGCGGCGGGCGTCGAGGTCGTCGCGGGCGAGCAGGCGGATGCCTCCCGCCGCCTCATCGGCGACTGGCTGACTGTGCAGCAGCTGGGCCGCCCGCACGTCACGGTGAAGTGGGCGCAGAGTCTGGACGGCAGGGCCGCGGCATCCGACGGCACCAGCCAGTGGATCACCGGGCCCGACGCCCGCACCGACGTGCACCGGCGCCGAGCCGATGCCGACGCGATCGTCGTCGGCACCGGGACCGTGCTCGCCGACGATCCCGCGCTCACCGCGCGCGACGGAGACTCCCTGTACCCGCACCAGCCGATCCCCGTCGTGGTCGGCTCGCGCCCCACGCCGGCCGATGCCGCCGTGCACCGGCATCCGCGCACCCCGCTGTTCTACGACACGCGCGACCTGACCACGGTGCTCGCCGACCTCCGCGACCGCGGCGTGCAGCGCGTCTTCGTCGAAGGCGGACCGACGCTGTCGAGCGCGTTCATCGCCGCGGGCTTCGGTGACACCGTACTCGCCTACATCGCCCCGGTGCTGCTGGGCGGCGAGCGCCTCGCACTCACCGACATCGGCGTCGCCTCGATCGGTGACGCCCTGCGCCTGCAGATCGAGCAGTGGATGCCGCTCGGCCCCGATCTGCTCGCCATCGCACACCCCGCGACGGAATCCGCCGCGGGAGAGGAAGGAAGCTGA
- a CDS encoding GNAT family N-acetyltransferase — MEPVSLRTKRLVLSIPAEADIDAITAACQDPEVPRWTTVPSPYTRQHATDFVELVAAWWADRAETVWAIRKDGVLAGMIGLHRITDHPHGGEAEIGFWGVAAFRGQGVMVEAARAVIDFAFDELGLARLSWRAVAGNIPSARTARSLGFRYEGTLRQGLTSPRGRDDGWVAGLLASDDRAPVAWPVL; from the coding sequence ATGGAACCCGTCTCCCTGCGCACCAAGCGGCTCGTGCTCAGCATCCCGGCCGAAGCGGACATCGACGCGATCACCGCCGCCTGTCAGGACCCGGAGGTGCCCCGCTGGACCACGGTGCCCAGTCCATACACCCGGCAGCACGCGACCGACTTCGTCGAGCTCGTGGCGGCGTGGTGGGCGGATCGCGCGGAGACCGTGTGGGCGATCCGCAAGGACGGCGTGCTGGCCGGAATGATCGGCCTGCACCGGATCACCGATCACCCGCATGGCGGAGAGGCGGAGATCGGGTTCTGGGGCGTCGCGGCGTTCCGCGGGCAGGGAGTCATGGTCGAAGCCGCGCGGGCCGTGATCGACTTCGCCTTCGACGAGCTGGGCCTCGCGCGGCTCAGCTGGCGCGCGGTGGCGGGCAACATCCCGTCAGCCCGCACGGCGCGCTCGCTCGGCTTCCGCTATGAGGGCACGCTGCGCCAAGGGCTGACGAGCCCGCGCGGGCGGGATGACGGCTGGGTCGCCGGGCTCCTGGCATCCGACGACCGCGCACCGGTCGCATGGCCGGTGCTGTGA
- a CDS encoding Fpg/Nei family DNA glycosylase, with protein MPEMPEVQGLVDFLAARAAGRTVTRVSVAAIAALKTFDPPVTALQDARITGVTRHGKFIDLSLGDDLHLVFHLAKAGWLRWHEELPTTPIKPGRSPIAVRVALDDGSGFDLTEAGTKKSLAVYAARHPNDVPGIARLGPDPLDPTFTREAFAALLAGRRTQIKGLLRDQGLIAGIGNAYSDEILHAAKMSPYAPAANLDDADIDRLYDAMQQTLREAIDEAAGKPPADLKDAKRRGMQVHARRGETCPVCGDRVRSVFFADRSLEYCPTCQTGGKVLADRRLSRLLK; from the coding sequence ATGCCCGAGATGCCGGAGGTGCAGGGACTGGTCGACTTCCTCGCCGCACGTGCGGCGGGGCGCACCGTCACGCGCGTCAGCGTGGCGGCTATCGCCGCGCTGAAGACCTTCGATCCGCCGGTCACGGCGCTGCAGGATGCCCGGATCACGGGCGTCACGCGGCACGGCAAGTTCATCGACCTGAGCCTCGGCGACGACCTGCATCTCGTGTTCCACCTCGCGAAGGCCGGCTGGCTGCGCTGGCACGAGGAGCTGCCGACGACGCCCATCAAGCCGGGCCGCAGCCCGATCGCCGTGCGGGTGGCACTCGACGACGGCAGCGGATTCGACCTCACGGAGGCGGGCACGAAGAAGTCGCTCGCCGTCTATGCCGCCCGTCACCCGAACGACGTGCCCGGCATCGCCCGGCTCGGCCCCGACCCGCTCGACCCCACCTTCACGCGGGAGGCGTTCGCCGCGCTGCTCGCGGGTCGCCGCACCCAGATCAAGGGGCTGCTGCGCGACCAGGGTCTGATCGCGGGCATCGGCAACGCGTACAGCGACGAGATCCTGCACGCGGCGAAGATGTCTCCGTACGCACCGGCGGCGAACCTCGACGACGCCGACATCGACCGGCTGTACGACGCGATGCAGCAGACGCTCCGCGAGGCGATCGACGAGGCGGCGGGCAAGCCGCCCGCCGATCTGAAGGACGCCAAGCGGCGCGGCATGCAGGTGCACGCCCGCCGCGGTGAGACGTGCCCGGTGTGCGGCGACAGGGTGCGCAGCGTGTTCTTCGCCGACCGGTCGCTCGAGTACTGCCCCACCTGCCAGACCGGCGGCAAGGTGCTCGCCGACCGCCGGCTCTCGCGACTGCTGAAATGA